Genomic segment of Schistocerca piceifrons isolate TAMUIC-IGC-003096 chromosome 1, iqSchPice1.1, whole genome shotgun sequence:
ACACTGAACTGCATGACACAGAGAATAGATGGTGAATGATGTTTTAAGTGTTGCACTCACTGTAAGCGAAGACCTCAAGCCATGTCATAAGACCACAGGTTCAGTCTGTATCAATACAGATTTAACATACCGGATGCTGATCCACGTAACCTCCTGACTATCTTGAACAGTGTATGAGACAGTGATTTACGATGCGGTGTCGTGGACATATTTTTCTTCCAAACAATTTGCTGAGGGTTTGAAAATAAATTTACACCCAACCCATTTGAATGAAAATACGTTTTATTTGAGTCGCAAGTCTGGATGTTACAGCAATGTCAAACTACCTGCGGCGTGCGTCGCCGTCAGACGCCGCAGACTTCGCGTATCCAGTCGCGCACGTCGGCTACGTTGACGTAGACGTCTGCCGGGCGCTGGAGCGTGTTCCAGCTGCCGGGCCACGCGCGCACGCCCAGCTGCACCCCGTCGGCCGCCACCAGCGCGCCGCCCGCCTCCGCCACGCACATCGGCGCGTGTCCGCGGTCAGCGGTGGGCACCGCGCACACCATTGTGGGCCTCAGTGCCAGCCCGTACATCGCGTCACACTCGTCCCACGACAGCACCGTGCTGTTGGTGACCACGGGACCATTGTAGCCGTCCGCCGTATGGCAGAATTCGATCAGCATGCCTGTAGTTCCTGCGGTCACTTGATCGGTCGGTAAGGCGATGGGCTGTGGAGAAACAGACGTTAAGTGGAGAAAGTCAAGATCTCCATGTGgaggaaataaaaatatgaaatacgtATAAGGCGGcaccaaatgaaaacgagacaacagTAAAaagttggccaggtgcgagtagggcTTTCACACTGAGGATTTTGTGCACACTCGATTATGTACGACAGTTCTCGACGATTTCTGCCTGTTATAGACATTGATACTCGCAAGGTATTGGTCCCAGGGATTCCGAGACTTTCgagtatgttttaatttcatgttcgAACTCGGAtagaaaaagacaaaaataattttttacgtgagacaattacagaggaataattTTCCTATTTTTCTCCAGTActggtactgtgaaaccttgcttctgaTCAAATTTCGTGATTAAACGTGAACGGAAAGTACTTTGTGGGTTTTAGTTagagaatttgcgagtatcaaagtataTGTCATAAACGGCAGTAATTTTTGGCTGCACTCACTGTACTTGGAAGCTTCAGCATTTTACAACGCCAAGGAAACGTAGCCCTTAgcaagtgacataaatttcaagttcttAGGTCTTCTTGTTCCTGAGAAAACGGATTTTTTAACAGTGGGACACATAGACAGATGGTATTGCAGGTAGTTTTCATACACAACGAATTCCCTCCACCAAAGCCTGTAGCACGCAGATAGCGCGACCAAAACTAAATTTTGGGGCCCACAGATAAAATGCAGTCTAGTGCGGTAACTCGTTTTCGGCACCGGCTTTGCAGCTCTTTCTGGATGGTCGAGGCAGTTAAAGAAGTCACATAGATCAGCCTGACAAAGCTACAACATTCTGTACCGCCGAAAGTGAATTACCACTAGTTAACCATGGCTGCCCCATTTTATTTTTGATCGTTTGCGACGTCCTACAAtcctgtgtcacaggaattttaTGCGTACAACAGCTACCTGCTGACATACTCCTGCAAACTACAAACATCTGATTACATACATGCCTTTCTCTAGAAGTGACAATCAGAAGCTACCCCTAATATGAACCTACTGACTTTGCTCCGGacccgaaactgatcttcccctttcTCGATTTGTACCAGTCTTTCCGTTATTCTGTATGTCAACGGTTTCTGAAAGGGGTTTGGTGTTTAGCCCCAAACGCAAGTGAAATGTTGGCAATAAGAGAGTAGGAAGTTTTGAAATACACTGCTACAGATTAGTTCTGACCATTGTTTGGCTAGATCAGACTCctaatgaggaagcactgaatCGAAGAGGGtacaaagaattttatcacatagtTTGATTGAAAAGTTGGGTCCACTGATACGAAgccatcctgaggcatcaaagaaatAGTTACAGGAAtgtgctgtaaagtaatgcctccgaattttttatgtgaaaattcctaaaggattttaaataaaataagagTTACTAACGTTCTACGTCTTTATGAACACATTTTCCCAATGAGATGTCACTTTGTTGATAATGTCACTGTAGGATGTTTGTGGTGATGGAGTCACATCACTACCTCTCCTTGCGCTGCTTTGTCACTATCAAACTGAAATCCTCCacagtgttctttaagttctgaaaaCAGATTTAAATCGTATGGAGCCACGTCGGGACTGTGTTGAAGAAGTCACACCGCTACCTCTCTTTGCACTGTTTTATCACTATCAAATTGAATCCTCCACAGTGTTTTTTAAGATCTGAAAACAGATTTAAATCgtatggggtcaagtcgggacagTATGAAGAATGATGGATGATAGTGAACACAATGCGTCGGCTTGTTGCAGGTGTCAGGGCACttgtgtgtttccagaatgagattttcactctgcagcggagtgtgcgctgatatgaaacttcctggcggattaaaactgtgtgccccaccgagactcgaactcgggacctttgcctttcgcaggcaagtgctctaccacctgagctaccaaagcacgactcacgcccggtactcacagctttacttctgccagtatctcgtctcctaccttccaaactttacagaagttctcctgcgaacattgcagaactagcactcctgaaagaaaggatactgtggagacatggcttagcctcagcctgggggaggtttccagaatgagattttcgctctgcatgggagtgtgcgctgatatgaaacttcctggaagattaaaactgtgtgcccgaccgagactcgaactcgggacctttgcctatcgctaggcgacgagatactggcagaagtaaagctgtgagtaccgggcgtgagtcgtgcttcggtagctcagatggtagagcacttgcccgcgaaaggcaaaggtccgagttcgagtctcggtcgggcacacagttttaatctgccaggaagtttcacttgtgTGTTTTCTGGCATTGTCgagctgaaggagaaggtgctccacgtgtggacgaactcttcgaacagAAACTCGACTACTGCATGatgtttctcatgcaccaacatagttacaCTCGCAACATGCTACGTgcaacaatttggagccctctcgtggcagaggactgcaaatgcatagacatgaagaataatgatctagaatgttgataacgtttgttttatttaaagaccattcagatattttacataaaaattcggagggaATTCCTTTCAGGACACCTTTGTAAACTGGTAATGatggagaatggaggaggaaaTTAATATTCCTAGATGTATTCAAAGATGTAATGCAGAATATAGATTCAAGCTGATGTAGACTGGAATAGTAATCCaaggatgaagagacttgcacgggATAGACTGTTGTGGAGAGCAGCATTAAATAAGTCTTTCAACTGAAGATCACAGCATCAACAAAAATTTACTTAGCCTCGCTACTCACCACAAGTGTTTGTCAATACAAATTTTTATATCACAGTGATGGAAATGTACAGTGACAAACACGTATGGCGCAGTATGGTAGCTTGCATCAGATTCAATTACACATGCAATACCTTCTTACTGCAACTCTGTCTCCCATACAAAACTCATATAAAAGCTAAATTTATATTTCATGAACTAGACACATCAGAATCCATGTGATATTCATAACATGAACCTAGGAACGAAGAAGTAAAGTAAATCGATGAAATTTGGAATGTTACTATATCATCAGTAAACCTTGACACACAATCTATAAgaagtcaaacaaataacacactttacaTCGAATTCCTGAAACCATTCCGGTTAAATCGCTATATCACATGATATAGTTACATGAAAgtgtacgaattttattgataggcAAATCCAATAAGCAAGCCAGCATTACataaatataaaccactaacactcacactagtaattgcatgcaagtaatttcccagacACAAGCTAAGAGACGCAGTTCTGACGGAAGGGGAATTTTGCGATAGCAACACCCGTCCCACTGTTAGCCCAAACCCTTCACAGCGAGATATTCAGTGGACACAATGCGACACTGGAGCCACTGCGCAGACCATCGGCAAAAGCCGCCATTGTCCCTGCATTTAACGAAGACCTTTTGGgaagcctttctacaggaacacggcTGGAGATGGCAGATAAACGTCCAGAAAAATCCAACTCAAAACACTGGTGACTCACTGTGGCCACCTGCGTATAAACCCATTTGcaaaaaagctgtttatctcaatATTACGTGGCAGAAGTTGAACTCCGCCATGTGAAAGAAATGACGCCTATGATAGCCTACAGAACCTCTATTGGGCGGAGTTATAACAAGTTTGAGCGCTCTGATTGACCAGAAAAAAAATGTAGCCACTAGCTTTGATATAAGCAAATTGCAGACAGAGAAATTGGCTCCTTCTATTGCagaaaatcgtcgagtgtttgagtgAGGTGACTCCCGCCACTAATTATGTGAACACTTGCTTACAGGCTTGTTTTAACtcttaaggagttaaactgcaaagtctcctagtatggaaAATTGCACCGAGCATTGACAGGTAACGCTTGTGAGCAATTTGTGGGCAACGATGTATGCACTATTCCAACAACATAGcatgtaccatgccaattaacttagctagggaacAACTACGAGTCTCGGGCTCACCAAAGACGTAGGAAATGCatcagactggtgtttaacagtcgagagagatttagaatagattctcagatcCACAGCTCGCGCCAACAGCAGCCACTGCCGCCACCAACAAAAGGTAAACATGCACACTCGCGCTACGCCAACAAGTGacattcaattgacactcagaactgcggttGTCTCCGTCTCTACTACTTTTTTGatacattcaaccatgacctgtagttaaacatattcacgactgTCAAGCTTAACTGAAAGGAAAACAAGTTATACATCCAATATAATGAAAAGCACTGATAAGCCACTGTGGAATACTTTATACTCTGAAGTTATTGAGCTGTTTTAATTGTGCAGTTATATTTACGTATTCTATACAGACCCCATTCATTTCTGGGTATTTTCATTGTGTATTTCAACTTAAATGATATCCCTGGCCCCAACTACATGCAATTTTATCGACCTCAAGACGTGGTGATCAACCATCTTTTCTTGGGTTTTCGGCAAGGTCTCTCGCTAAGGTGTGACGTTGGGACTTGTATGCTTGGGGCATTGATCTCCTTAGGGATGTACGAATTTCTGCTCTCTTTTGCTCGTTCACTGTTGAACGAAGAGTGCAACCACCTTTGTTTCGTCAGCAAATTCCGCAGTGGGTTATTAATCCTCTTCGTCCGACgtgctggaactaaatgatgtccattcagtgtcttatTTGCTTTTCCTGGTACAAATATTCTCCTTAACCTTCTTGATGGAATTATtaagttcaaaatgattcaaatggctctgagcactatgggacttaacatctgaggtcatcagtcgcctagaagttagaactacttaaacctaactagcataagggcatcacacacatctatgcccgaggcagggttcgaacctgcgattgtagtggtcgggcgattccagactgaagcgcctagaaccgctcggctacaccggccgggaTTTATTAAGTTTAGTAACCATCGTCACTATGATGACTTCATGAACACTAATTCTTatctttacactgacactatatgTAAGgcctggcctatttgtagctaaaaGTTTTGAGATGTTGTCATTTTATGTGCGCTGTCGAACTAGTTGTTCGAGGCagtttttcggaaaacgtgttcaaaatcaCTTCGGGAAGACTGTGTATGGTGGAGAGGCTGATCTTGTAAAGTTTTTTTCCTCCGTTTTCGTATGGTGTAACGTAGATAAATCTGTCGGACCACGTGAACTCTCAAAACAATTAACGTTCGAGTTACGAGAATACTCATTACTTACAGGAGTCCCCACATAGTATGAAAATAACAACTGGCCTATTCAAACGCCTCA
This window contains:
- the LOC124776075 gene encoding trypsin-4-like; translated protein: MRHEDAGDTVGFPWHVFVLRPFTACSGSIISSDWALTAAHCVAHTSPWLIMLLAAGAGARFSAVHFVSSYVLHGDYDAFSRRYDIAVMRVYQPFLFTDTVKPIALPTDQVTAGTTGMLIEFCHTADGYNGPVVTNSTVLSWDECDAMYGLALRPTMVCAVPTADRGHAPMCVAEAGGALVAADGVQLGVRAWPGSWNTLQRPADVYVNVADVRDWIREVCGV